In the genome of Fusarium poae strain DAOMC 252244 chromosome 1, whole genome shotgun sequence, the window TATAAATGCCAAGAAACACTTGCCAGAATGGCGTTACAAGGTCGTTGATACCCTGCACATAGCCGCTTGCCGGATGTCGCACAGCCCACAGATACAGAATGCGCTCAAGTGACCGTTGCGTTGCTTCGTAGCTGTACAGCTCAATATGCGGGTTGGTACGAGGTACATCAATGCTGATTTGGTGCCAGATGGCCTCATCCAGGCCTCGGGTTCGGCCTGTGGAGGCTGTGTTTGCCGATGTGGTTGTAGGACCTCCTCCTCTCTCGAATGCCTGACGAACACCATCCAGATATTCTTTGCGTTTTCTTTCCAAAGTAGCAACCCGACGCTCGCTATTCGCGGGAAGATAGCTCAACAGCAATTGCCAGGTGATGGCGCGAACCTCTTGCGGCACACCAGACCAGGCGAGTTGTCTCAAGTCAGGCAACGAGATTGTCGAAgcttgcaggagctttttaAACTTGTTTATGCGTGTGATTCGTGAATTGATGGCATCGGTTTCTTTAGGTGTGGCGTTGGATGGTACAGTAGGGTAGTTGATGAGATGTAGAGCATTGGCGGGGTCTTGTTATCCATTGTCAGTACTATACGAGAGGCGCATTGAAGTGCGATGGGCGAACCTTTTAGAATTTCCTTGTATTGCGGTCGAAGTATCTTACCCTCGCTCTTCTTGGGCATGGGGTAAGTGGGCGCAGGTCGTTCGATAGCGATATCGGCGCTATTGGAATATCGTCTTGTCAGGAAGGCATTGGAAGAGGGCCCCTCAGTTGATGGCGATAATGTACTCGACTCGGCCCTGTTCTGTGTAGCAATGCGCCGCGTCCTTCTCTTCGTATTAGACAGGCTAGGCAAACCgaaatcatcaccatcatcgtcctcaTAACCCATCATCTCGTCTTCGTCCGCTTTCCAGTCATCGTTCGTGTTGGATAGGAAGTTGATGTAGCTCTTGTAGGGAGGGGAACCGCTCTTGCCTGGGGTCGCCCTTGACGGGGGAGAGGCTTCTTGAATTCGGATTTTagctgaagaagaggagggtgGTGTTCTAGGGCGAGAGGAGTTGGAATTCCTGGTAAATCGATGTCAGCGACTATTGTCCCTCTCATGATGACAACAATCCCACTTACAAGGAGTCGAATTTTAGCATATCAGCATGGGAATATGCAGCGCCAACAATAAGACCAGATCCATGGCCTACAGGTGACGTGACATTTCTCTTTGATGTCGAGCTAAGACTGTCTCGTGGTGGCGGTCTCCAGAAAGGTGATGCGGAACTAGTTGGGCAAGCTTCAGCAGGTGAACTCAGAGGGTGCGAAAGGCCTGGACAAATAATACATACTCTGACCGATCTGTTACAACAATTGAACTTGTATTAGCAAAAAGCCGTCATATTTTAAGCTCCTTTCTAACATACCAACTTGGACCATCTCCTGCGGCAGTGGGGCTGTTAGCAAAGGCGGGTGGCCATTACGTCGAGTCTCGTGAGCCATGAGAGCTTCGACGGTGATAGTCGGGACTTACAGATTGCGCGGGCTTCTTGCCGCTTCCAGAAGATGACCACATGGTTCGATGACGAGAAGCGAGGCCGTTGACAAGAGGCCTGGGACGTCTTTTACATGCTGCGATGCAACGCGACGCTATGATGTTGTAAAGTG includes:
- a CDS encoding hypothetical protein (BUSCO:16350at5125), which codes for MWSSSGSGKKPAQSEMVQVDRSDSASPFWRPPPRDSLSSTSKRNVTSPVGHGSGLIVGAAYSHADMLKFDSLNSNSSRPRTPPSSSSAKIRIQEASPPSRATPGKSGSPPYKSYINFLSNTNDDWKADEDEMMGYEDDDGDDFGLPSLSNTKRRTRRIATQNRAESSTLSPSTEGPSSNAFLTRRYSNSADIAIERPAPTYPMPKKSEGKILRPQYKEILKDPANALHLINYPTVPSNATPKETDAINSRITRINKFKKLLQASTISLPDLRQLAWSGVPQEVRAITWQLLLSYLPANSERRVATLERKRKEYLDGVRQAFERGGGPTTTSANTASTGRTRGLDEAIWHQISIDVPRTNPHIELYSYEATQRSLERILYLWAVRHPASGYVQGINDLVTPFWQVFLGIYIGDPDIESGMDPGQLPKSVLDAVEADSFWCLTKLLDGIQDHYIVAQPGIQRQVTALRDLTARIDANLSKHLEQEGIEFIQFSFRWMNCLLMREFSVKNTIRMWDTYLAEEQGFSEFHLYVCAAFLVKWSDKLLDMDFQEIMMFLQSLPTKGWTEKDIELLLSEAFIWQSLFKGSAAHLKGQPAREPVTNLQL